A DNA window from Bradyrhizobium sp. CCBAU 53421 contains the following coding sequences:
- the rsmD gene encoding 16S rRNA (guanine(966)-N(2))-methyltransferase RsmD, with protein sequence MRVVGGRLKGRNLASPSGREIRPTADRLRESVFNILVHAYDNPIEDARVLDLFAGTGALGIEAASRGARFTLFVDNGAEARALLRNNVESLGLGGTTKVYRRDATDLGPAHPVEPFSLVFLDPPYGKGLADKALASLRDGGWLTPGALLVVEEAKAASFAAPEGFEELERRAYDDTEFVFLREKV encoded by the coding sequence ATGCGTGTCGTCGGGGGCAGGCTGAAGGGCCGCAATCTCGCTTCGCCGTCGGGCCGCGAGATCAGGCCGACTGCGGATCGGTTGCGCGAGTCCGTGTTCAACATCCTCGTCCACGCCTACGACAATCCGATTGAGGACGCGCGCGTGCTCGATCTGTTTGCCGGCACCGGTGCGCTCGGCATCGAGGCGGCCTCGCGCGGCGCCAGGTTCACGCTGTTCGTCGACAACGGCGCCGAGGCGCGGGCGCTGCTGCGCAACAATGTCGAGTCGCTCGGCCTTGGCGGAACGACCAAGGTCTATCGCCGCGATGCCACGGATCTCGGACCGGCGCATCCGGTCGAGCCGTTCTCGCTGGTGTTTCTCGATCCGCCCTACGGCAAGGGGCTTGCCGACAAGGCGCTGGCCTCGCTGCGCGACGGCGGCTGGCTGACCCCGGGCGCGTTGCTCGTGGTGGAGGAGGCGAAGGCCGCTTCGTTCGCGGCGCCCGAAGGCTTCGAGGAGCTCGAGCGGCGCGCCTATGACGACACGGAGTTCGTGTTTCTTCGCGAAAAAGTGTAG
- a CDS encoding alpha/beta fold hydrolase, with product MPDLADLFPGYESKWINTAQGRIFARVGGKGPPLLLLHGFSSTHVMWHTVAPKLDDKFTLIIADLPGYGWSDMPDSDKDHTPYTKRAWAKTMVEAMEQLGHVHFALAGHDRGGRVSYRLALDHPGRLSKLAVLDIAPTYDYWQKLNRLSALKIYHWAFLAQPYPLPETLISNNGEFFLKEKMASQTRTKTLEAIDPRALAHYLAPFRDPARIHAMCEDYRAGAYADYEIDKADVDAGRKITIPMLALWGDAGVASAATTPLDTWKNWATNVSGAPVPSGHFLPEEAPDATAKLLREFFLAA from the coding sequence ATGCCTGATCTCGCCGATCTTTTTCCCGGCTATGAGTCGAAATGGATCAACACCGCGCAGGGCCGCATCTTCGCCCGCGTCGGCGGCAAGGGCCCGCCGCTGCTGTTGCTGCACGGCTTCTCCTCGACCCATGTGATGTGGCACACGGTCGCGCCGAAGCTTGATGACAAGTTCACGCTGATCATCGCCGACCTGCCGGGCTATGGCTGGTCCGACATGCCTGATAGCGACAAGGATCATACGCCCTACACCAAGCGGGCCTGGGCGAAGACCATGGTCGAGGCGATGGAGCAGCTCGGCCATGTGCATTTCGCGCTCGCCGGCCACGACCGGGGCGGCCGGGTGTCGTACCGCCTCGCACTCGATCATCCCGGCCGGCTGTCGAAGCTCGCAGTGCTCGATATCGCGCCGACCTATGATTACTGGCAGAAGCTCAATCGCCTCTCGGCGCTGAAGATCTATCATTGGGCGTTCTTGGCGCAGCCCTATCCGCTGCCGGAGACGCTGATCTCCAACAACGGCGAATTCTTCCTCAAGGAGAAGATGGCGAGCCAGACCAGGACCAAGACGCTGGAGGCGATCGATCCGCGCGCGCTCGCGCATTACCTTGCGCCGTTCCGCGATCCCGCCCGCATCCACGCGATGTGCGAGGACTACCGCGCCGGCGCCTATGCCGATTACGAGATCGACAAGGCCGATGTCGATGCGGGCAGGAAGATCACGATTCCGATGCTGGCACTGTGGGGCGATGCCGGCGTTGCCAGCGCGGCAACGACGCCGCTCGACACCTGGAAGAACTGGGCCACCAACGTCAGCGGCGCGCCGGTGCCGTCGGGGCATTTCCTGCCCGAGGAGGCGCCGGACGCGACGGCGAAGCTGCTGCGCGAGTTTTTCCTGGCGGCTTGA
- the xseA gene encoding exodeoxyribonuclease VII large subunit, giving the protein MTAAPNLVNAPEFTVSELSSALKRTVEDRFGHVRVRGEISGFRGPHSSGHCYFALKDESAKIEAVIWKFAHARMRFKPQEGLEVIATGKLTTYPNSSKYQIVIDSLEPAGVGALMALMEERKKKLAAEGLFDEARKQLLPWLPEVIGVVTSPTGAVIRDILHRLEDRFPRRVLVWPVKVQGDGSAEQVAAAIRGFNALPEGGRIPRPDLLIVARGGGSLEDLWSFNEEIVVRAAAESHIPLISAVGHETDITLIDFVADKRAPTPTAAAEMAVPVRSELFVEVQALARRTMVCWQRAQEARRTELRAAARALPAANELLAIPRQRLDHLAAGLPRGLKANTHAHFRRFAASSSRLTIGVLRGQIAHARQRLTVSGERVALSARTLLHRRQERFSGLEIRLKASKLANAKAQRNAIARDLERTHRLAERARRALKTTLQRLEARVAHRSQLLSALSYRGVLARGFALVRDAQGHAIHSAAAVGPNANLSIEFADGRVAATTNADQPAATATPESQPKPQPRETKPAAPKRVTKPVDQGSLF; this is encoded by the coding sequence ATGACCGCTGCTCCGAATCTCGTCAACGCGCCCGAATTCACCGTCTCGGAACTCTCCTCCGCCCTGAAGCGGACGGTGGAGGACCGGTTCGGCCATGTCCGCGTCCGCGGCGAGATATCCGGCTTTCGCGGCCCGCACTCCTCCGGCCACTGCTATTTCGCCCTCAAGGACGAGAGCGCCAAGATCGAGGCGGTGATCTGGAAGTTCGCCCACGCCCGCATGCGCTTCAAGCCGCAGGAGGGCCTCGAGGTCATCGCCACCGGCAAGCTGACCACCTATCCGAACTCCTCGAAGTACCAGATCGTCATCGATTCGCTGGAGCCGGCCGGTGTCGGCGCGCTGATGGCGCTGATGGAGGAGCGCAAGAAGAAGCTCGCGGCCGAGGGCCTGTTCGACGAGGCCCGCAAGCAGCTGTTGCCCTGGCTGCCCGAGGTGATCGGCGTCGTCACTTCGCCGACCGGCGCGGTGATCCGCGACATCCTGCATCGGCTCGAGGACCGCTTCCCCCGCCGCGTGCTGGTCTGGCCGGTCAAGGTGCAGGGCGATGGCTCGGCCGAACAGGTCGCGGCCGCGATCCGCGGCTTCAACGCGCTGCCGGAGGGCGGCAGGATCCCGCGGCCCGACCTCCTGATCGTTGCACGCGGCGGCGGCTCGCTGGAGGATCTGTGGTCGTTCAACGAGGAGATCGTGGTCCGCGCCGCGGCCGAGAGCCACATTCCGCTGATCTCGGCGGTCGGCCACGAGACCGACATCACGCTGATCGACTTCGTCGCCGACAAGCGCGCGCCGACGCCGACCGCCGCCGCCGAGATGGCGGTGCCGGTGCGCAGCGAGCTGTTCGTCGAGGTCCAGGCGCTCGCCCGCCGCACCATGGTGTGCTGGCAGCGCGCCCAGGAGGCGCGCCGCACGGAGCTGCGTGCCGCGGCGCGGGCGCTGCCGGCGGCGAACGAACTGCTGGCGATCCCGCGGCAGCGGCTCGATCATCTCGCAGCCGGGCTGCCGCGCGGGCTGAAAGCCAACACGCACGCGCATTTCCGCCGCTTTGCCGCGTCGAGCTCGCGCCTCACCATCGGCGTGCTGCGTGGCCAGATCGCGCATGCGCGGCAGCGGCTCACGGTGTCTGGCGAGCGCGTCGCGCTGTCGGCGCGCACGCTGTTGCATCGCCGGCAGGAACGCTTCAGCGGGCTCGAGATCCGGCTCAAGGCCTCGAAGCTCGCCAATGCGAAGGCACAGCGCAACGCGATCGCGCGCGATCTCGAGCGCACCCACCGCCTCGCCGAGCGCGCCCGCCGCGCGCTCAAGACGACGCTGCAGCGGCTCGAGGCACGGGTCGCCCATCGCAGCCAGCTGCTGTCGGCGCTGTCCTATCGCGGCGTGCTGGCGCGCGGCTTCGCGCTGGTGCGCGACGCACAGGGACACGCGATCCATTCCGCCGCGGCGGTCGGCCCGAACGCCAACCTGTCGATCGAGTTCGCCGACGGCCGCGTCGCCGCCACCACGAATGCCGACCAGCCTGCGGCGACGGCAACGCCCGAGAGCCAGCCGAAGCCGCAGCCGCGTGAAACGAAACCGGCGGCGCCGAAGCGCGTCACCAAGCCGGTCGATCAGGGCAGCCTGTTCTGA
- a CDS encoding ribbon-helix-helix domain-containing protein: MCHLFSHQPQRNYESQTRSLRIGGHCTSIRLEMSFWDTLEEIAAKEGMSVAKFVTTLYGEVLNHHGEVNNFASLLRCCCLIYRSQSAVSVTEFQRQPILDAAE; encoded by the coding sequence ATGTGCCATTTATTCTCGCACCAGCCGCAGCGCAATTACGAATCGCAGACCCGGTCGCTGCGGATCGGCGGTCATTGCACCTCGATCCGGCTGGAAATGTCGTTCTGGGACACGCTGGAGGAGATCGCCGCCAAGGAGGGGATGAGCGTCGCCAAGTTCGTCACCACGCTCTATGGCGAAGTCCTCAACCATCACGGCGAGGTCAATAATTTCGCATCGCTGTTGCGCTGCTGCTGCTTGATCTATCGCTCGCAGAGCGCAGTTTCGGTCACCGAATTCCAGCGCCAGCCCATCCTCGACGCCGCCGAATAG
- a CDS encoding acyl-CoA dehydrogenase family protein yields MSIDFEIPAEAKAIREKVRKFVHDECIPAEKELDTKPLAEVLAPLRKKARAQGLWCPFVPKEYGGMGLGPLANALVQMELGESMLGALSMNTQGPDDASMMTILAHGTEYQKEKFLKPLLNGEKRICFSMTEKAAGADATGMQTTAVKDGNENYILNGEKWFSSSASVADLALVMAKTDPNAPRHKQYSTFIVELPNPGYRIKRNVANMAIEGPHDDVIHGGHSEIEIKDLKVPADNLLGGEGNGFNMGQHRLAYGRLRHGMHNVAKAQRALDMAAAHVTKRSTFGQLLADRQAVQFMLADCASELYIGRLMLLHIAYKAEKGLDIRQENSIAKIFHAHMVHKVIDTAIQLHGALGFSQDTPLAKWYTQVRSQRLVDGPDEVHKWKIGKNVIKAFREHGTTASAAGGDLL; encoded by the coding sequence ATGTCGATCGATTTTGAGATTCCCGCCGAGGCCAAGGCGATCCGCGAGAAGGTGCGCAAATTCGTGCACGACGAGTGCATTCCGGCGGAAAAGGAACTCGACACCAAGCCGCTCGCCGAGGTGCTGGCGCCGCTGCGGAAGAAGGCCCGTGCGCAGGGCCTGTGGTGCCCCTTCGTGCCCAAGGAGTATGGCGGTATGGGACTCGGCCCGCTGGCGAACGCGCTGGTGCAGATGGAGCTCGGCGAGAGCATGCTCGGCGCGCTCTCGATGAACACGCAAGGGCCGGACGACGCCTCGATGATGACGATCCTGGCGCACGGCACCGAGTATCAGAAGGAGAAATTCCTCAAGCCCCTCTTGAACGGCGAGAAGCGGATCTGCTTCTCGATGACCGAGAAGGCCGCCGGCGCCGATGCCACCGGCATGCAGACCACAGCCGTGAAGGACGGCAACGAGAACTACATCCTCAACGGCGAGAAATGGTTCTCCTCGTCGGCGAGCGTCGCCGATCTCGCGCTGGTCATGGCGAAGACCGATCCGAACGCGCCGCGCCACAAGCAGTATTCGACGTTCATTGTCGAGCTGCCCAACCCCGGCTACCGCATCAAGCGCAACGTCGCCAACATGGCGATCGAAGGCCCGCATGACGACGTGATCCACGGCGGCCACTCCGAGATCGAGATCAAGGACCTGAAGGTGCCGGCCGACAATCTGCTCGGCGGCGAGGGCAACGGCTTCAACATGGGCCAGCACCGCCTCGCCTATGGCCGGCTGCGCCACGGCATGCACAATGTCGCCAAGGCGCAGCGCGCGCTCGACATGGCGGCCGCCCACGTCACCAAGCGCTCGACCTTCGGCCAGCTGCTGGCGGACCGGCAGGCGGTGCAGTTCATGCTCGCCGACTGCGCCAGCGAGCTCTATATCGGCCGGCTGATGCTGCTGCACATCGCCTACAAGGCGGAGAAGGGCCTCGACATCCGCCAGGAAAACTCGATCGCCAAGATCTTCCACGCCCATATGGTGCACAAGGTGATCGACACCGCGATCCAGCTGCACGGCGCGCTCGGCTTCAGCCAGGATACGCCGCTGGCGAAATGGTACACCCAGGTGCGCTCGCAGCGGCTGGTCGATGGCCCGGACGAGGTGCACAAGTGGAAGATCGGCAAGAACGTCATCAAGGCGTTCCGCGAGCACGGCACCACCGCGAGCGCGGCGGGCGGCGATTTGTTGTAA
- a CDS encoding pseudouridine synthase, producing the protein MPRDSDKNNDSRGRRDRGGPGKGRPSGSRGSDKPFGKRGFGGKGGDRDKRSFGDKGEGRSFRRREDGDAPRRDYGDRPRFKRDDRAGEGGGKRPFKPRGERRDFEAGDRPQRGERQGERGGFRSEGRSSDRKFGEKRSYGDREKRPYTPRGERDGEKRSFAPRGERAERKFDDRKFSRGDRDKASFRDKGEGRPFRRREDGDAPRRDFGDRPRFKRDRDFEGRDRSDEKPWQKRDRKPREDRGGDERPRFSRSRDDRGGDERPRFSRSRDDREQGDRPKFSRPRWGRDDDGGRDNRRRERPEGRTDWQEHPRSEGRFSDRPRRDNEDDSRIFTKRPAFGGRGAYRERSYDDRRERPEPKPKKTGERIAKVLARAGLASRRDAEEIVTQGRVTVNGRVINSPALDITDNDVVAVDGKPLPPRERTRLFMYHKPRGLMTTHADPEGRPTVFDNLPEGLPRLISIGRLDFNTEGLLLLTNDGGLARTLEHPDTGWLRRYRVRAHGEVTQAQLDQLKDGVEVDGVKYGPIDATLERDQSSNVWVVFAIREGKNREVRNVMAHLGLEVNRLIRISYGPFQLGELEEGKVEEVKTRVLREQLGEKIAKIAGADFTRPEQRDAAVDDAPARKPKAKRETINDRKGRRVLVQRTGSEEARARNEDEANGYGPPRRPKRGYHGKRDLKPRDE; encoded by the coding sequence ATGCCCCGCGACAGCGACAAAAACAACGATTCCCGCGGCCGGCGGGACCGGGGCGGCCCCGGGAAGGGGCGGCCCAGTGGCTCCCGCGGATCGGACAAGCCGTTCGGCAAGCGCGGTTTCGGCGGCAAAGGTGGTGATCGCGACAAGCGCTCGTTCGGCGACAAGGGCGAGGGCCGCTCGTTCCGCCGCCGTGAGGATGGCGATGCGCCGCGCCGCGACTATGGCGACCGGCCGCGCTTCAAGCGGGATGACCGTGCCGGCGAGGGTGGCGGCAAGCGTCCGTTCAAGCCGCGCGGCGAGCGCCGGGATTTTGAGGCAGGCGATCGGCCGCAGCGCGGCGAGCGCCAGGGTGAGCGTGGTGGCTTTCGTTCGGAGGGCCGGTCATCTGATCGCAAGTTCGGTGAGAAGCGATCCTATGGCGATCGCGAGAAGCGTCCCTACACGCCGCGCGGCGAGCGCGATGGCGAGAAGCGTTCCTTTGCCCCGCGCGGCGAGCGCGCCGAGCGCAAGTTCGACGACCGGAAGTTTTCGCGCGGCGATCGCGACAAGGCCTCGTTCCGCGACAAGGGCGAGGGCCGTCCGTTCCGCCGCCGCGAGGATGGCGATGCACCGCGCCGCGATTTCGGCGATCGGCCGCGCTTCAAGCGCGACCGCGACTTCGAAGGCCGCGACCGCAGCGACGAGAAGCCATGGCAGAAGCGCGACCGCAAACCGCGCGAAGATCGTGGCGGTGACGAGCGTCCGCGCTTCTCGCGGTCGCGCGATGATCGCGGTGGCGATGAACGTCCGCGGTTCTCCCGGTCTCGCGACGATCGTGAGCAGGGTGATCGTCCGAAATTCAGCCGTCCGCGCTGGGGTCGTGACGATGATGGTGGCCGCGACAACCGCCGGCGCGAGCGCCCGGAAGGCCGCACCGACTGGCAGGAGCATCCGCGCAGCGAGGGCCGCTTCTCCGACCGGCCGCGCCGCGACAATGAGGACGACAGCAGGATCTTCACGAAGCGCCCGGCCTTCGGTGGCCGCGGCGCTTATCGCGAACGCTCCTACGACGATCGCCGCGAGCGTCCCGAGCCAAAGCCGAAGAAGACAGGCGAACGCATTGCCAAAGTGCTGGCGCGCGCCGGCCTCGCCTCGCGCCGCGATGCCGAGGAGATCGTCACCCAGGGGCGCGTCACCGTCAACGGGCGGGTGATCAACTCGCCGGCGCTCGATATCACCGACAACGATGTCGTGGCGGTCGACGGCAAGCCGTTGCCGCCGCGCGAGCGGACGCGGCTGTTCATGTACCACAAGCCGCGCGGGCTGATGACGACGCATGCCGATCCCGAGGGGCGGCCGACCGTGTTCGACAATCTGCCCGAGGGTCTGCCGCGGCTGATCTCGATCGGCCGGCTCGATTTCAACACCGAGGGCCTGTTGCTGCTGACCAATGATGGCGGGCTGGCGCGAACGCTGGAGCATCCCGACACCGGCTGGCTGCGGCGCTACCGGGTACGCGCGCATGGCGAAGTGACGCAAGCGCAGCTCGATCAACTCAAGGACGGCGTCGAGGTCGACGGCGTCAAATACGGGCCGATCGACGCGACGCTGGAGCGTGACCAGAGCTCCAACGTCTGGGTGGTGTTCGCGATCCGCGAGGGCAAGAACCGCGAGGTGCGCAACGTGATGGCGCATCTCGGGCTCGAGGTGAACCGGCTGATCCGGATCTCCTACGGCCCCTTCCAGCTCGGTGAGCTCGAGGAGGGCAAGGTCGAGGAAGTCAAGACGCGGGTGCTGCGCGAGCAGCTCGGCGAGAAGATCGCCAAGATCGCGGGTGCCGACTTCACGCGGCCGGAGCAGCGTGACGCCGCCGTCGACGATGCGCCCGCCAGGAAGCCGAAGGCCAAGCGCGAAACCATCAACGATCGCAAGGGCCGCCGCGTGCTGGTGCAGCGCACCGGCAGCGAGGAAGCGCGCGCCCGCAACGAGGACGAGGCCAACGGCTACGGCCCGCCGCGCCGTCCCAAGCGCGGCTATCACGGCAAGCGCGATCTCAAGCCGCGCGACGAGTAA
- the mutL gene encoding DNA mismatch repair endonuclease MutL — protein sequence MPVRQLPEQLVNRIAAGEVVERPASVVKELVENAIDAGASRIDVFTDGGGRRRIGITDDGGGMTRSDLALAVDRHATSKLDDEDLLRIRTLGFRGEALPSIGAVAKLGITTRHAGEPHAWSLAVEGGEKSEIMPAALGQGTRVEVNELFYATPARLKFLKTDRTEAEAIREVVRRLGMARPDIAFTLAGEERAPVTWAAALPGAAGRLTRLGDILGADFRASAIDVRAEREGVVVEGFAAAPSLTRANALGQYLFVNGRPVRDKLILGAVRAAYSDYLPRDRHPVVALFVTCDPQEVDANVHPAKTEVRFRNAGLVRALIVHALKDGLAREGRRTAANTADGATLQAFRPAFTAPRPGNWDWRASPSYPAGPTRGFESAAATAFAEPGQAAFDVGTPTADVRFEAAPAPDLLDRPLGAARTQIHETYIVSQTRDGLIVVDQHAAHERIVYERLKASLAKNGVQRQILLIPEIVELDEATVEKLLDRAEELASFGLAIESFGPGAVAVRETPSLLGRTNAAGLLRDLAEHMAEWDEALPLERRLMHVAATMACHGSVRAGRRLKPEEMNALLREMEDTPNSGQCNHGRPTYVELKLSDIEKLFGRR from the coding sequence ATGCCCGTCCGCCAGCTTCCCGAACAGCTCGTCAACCGCATCGCCGCCGGCGAAGTGGTCGAACGTCCTGCGAGCGTCGTCAAGGAACTGGTCGAGAACGCGATCGACGCCGGCGCCAGCCGGATCGACGTTTTCACCGACGGCGGCGGGCGGCGCCGGATCGGCATCACCGACGACGGCGGCGGCATGACGCGGTCAGACCTCGCGCTTGCGGTCGACCGCCACGCCACCTCCAAACTCGATGACGAAGACCTGTTGCGCATCCGCACGCTCGGGTTCCGCGGCGAGGCGCTGCCGTCGATCGGCGCGGTGGCAAAGCTCGGCATCACCACGCGCCATGCCGGCGAACCGCATGCCTGGTCGCTGGCGGTCGAGGGCGGCGAGAAATCGGAGATCATGCCGGCCGCGCTCGGCCAGGGCACCCGCGTCGAGGTCAACGAACTGTTCTACGCGACGCCGGCGCGGCTGAAATTCCTCAAGACCGACCGCACCGAAGCGGAGGCGATCCGCGAAGTGGTGCGCCGCCTCGGCATGGCGCGCCCCGACATCGCCTTCACGCTGGCCGGTGAAGAGCGCGCGCCGGTCACCTGGGCCGCCGCGCTGCCCGGCGCGGCCGGCCGGCTGACGCGGCTCGGCGATATCCTCGGCGCCGACTTCCGCGCCAGCGCAATCGACGTGCGCGCCGAGCGCGAGGGCGTCGTGGTCGAGGGCTTTGCCGCCGCGCCGTCGCTGACCCGCGCCAATGCGCTCGGGCAATATCTGTTCGTCAACGGCCGCCCGGTGCGCGACAAGCTGATCCTTGGCGCGGTGCGCGCGGCCTATTCCGACTATCTGCCGCGCGACCGCCATCCCGTCGTGGCGCTGTTCGTGACCTGCGATCCGCAGGAGGTCGACGCCAATGTGCATCCGGCCAAGACCGAGGTGCGCTTCCGCAATGCCGGCCTGGTCCGCGCGTTGATCGTGCACGCGCTGAAAGATGGCCTCGCGCGCGAGGGCAGACGCACCGCGGCCAACACCGCCGACGGCGCGACGCTGCAAGCGTTCCGTCCCGCCTTCACGGCGCCGCGCCCGGGCAATTGGGACTGGCGCGCTTCGCCGTCCTATCCGGCTGGTCCGACGCGCGGCTTCGAGAGCGCGGCGGCGACCGCTTTCGCCGAGCCCGGACAGGCCGCCTTCGACGTCGGCACGCCGACCGCCGATGTCCGCTTCGAGGCCGCGCCCGCGCCCGATCTGCTCGACCGTCCGCTGGGCGCCGCGCGCACCCAGATCCACGAGACCTACATCGTCTCGCAAACCCGCGACGGCCTGATCGTGGTGGACCAGCACGCGGCGCATGAGCGCATCGTCTATGAGAGACTGAAGGCCTCGCTGGCGAAGAACGGCGTGCAGCGGCAGATCCTGTTGATCCCGGAGATCGTCGAGCTCGATGAGGCGACCGTCGAAAAACTGCTCGATCGCGCCGAGGAGCTGGCCTCGTTCGGTCTCGCGATCGAGTCGTTCGGCCCCGGCGCGGTCGCCGTGCGCGAGACGCCCTCGCTGCTCGGCAGGACCAATGCGGCCGGCCTGCTGCGCGACCTCGCCGAGCACATGGCCGAGTGGGATGAGGCATTGCCGCTGGAGCGCCGACTGATGCATGTCGCCGCCACCATGGCCTGCCACGGCTCGGTCCGCGCCGGCAGACGCCTCAAGCCCGAAGAGATGAACGCGCTGCTGCGCGAGATGGAAGACACGCCGAACTCCGGCCAGTGCAACCACGGCCGCCCGACCTATGTCGAATTGAAGCTGAGCGATATCGAGAAGCTGTTCGGGCGAAGATGA
- a CDS encoding nucleoside deaminase, which yields MIRGMSAPSFMDLALKTAENAGKAGEVPIGCVIVRGYEVIATAGNRTLTDRDPTAHAEILAIRQAAEAIGTERLVDCDLYVTLEPCTMCAGAISFARIRRLYYGAADPKGGAVESGVRFFAQPTCHHVPEVYGAVGETESARLLREFFRERR from the coding sequence ATGATACGAGGCATGTCTGCCCCTTCTTTCATGGATTTGGCGCTGAAAACCGCCGAAAATGCCGGAAAAGCTGGCGAAGTTCCAATCGGATGCGTGATCGTGCGCGGCTACGAGGTGATCGCCACCGCCGGCAACCGCACCCTGACCGACCGCGACCCCACCGCCCATGCCGAGATCCTGGCGATCCGGCAGGCGGCAGAGGCGATCGGCACCGAACGGCTGGTCGACTGCGACCTCTACGTGACGCTGGAGCCCTGCACCATGTGCGCCGGCGCGATCTCGTTCGCGCGGATCCGCCGGCTGTACTACGGCGCCGCCGACCCCAAGGGCGGCGCAGTCGAGTCCGGCGTGCGGTTCTTCGCGCAGCCGACCTGCCACCACGTCCCGGAGGTCTATGGCGCAGTCGGCGAGACCGAGTCCGCGCGCCTCTTGCGCGAGTTCTTCAGGGAGCGGCGGTAA
- the purD gene encoding phosphoribosylamine--glycine ligase, translating into MNILLLGSGGREHALAWKIAASPLVTKLWCAPGNAGIAREAECIALDVADHAAVIEFCRRNAVDLVVVGPETPLAAGIVDDLAADGIKAFGPSKAAAQLEGSKGFTKDLCSEFNIPTGAYRRFDNAKDAVAYVRAQGAPIVVKADGLAAGKGVVVAQTLSEAEAAIAMMFEGAFGSAGAEVVIEEFLSGREISFFALCDGETAIPLASAQDHKRVFDHDKGPNTGGMGAYSPTPFVTPEVHDQIMARIILPTVAGMKSRGTPFKGVLYAGVMLTAQGPKLFEYNVRFGDPECQVLMLRMMSDIVPALLASIDGQLRNFDLRWYPDPALTVVMAAKGYPGDYIKGTRIDGLDDAAEVEGVEIFHAGTVAKDGAILANGGRVLNVCALGKTVTEARDRAYQAVDRIKWPEGFCRRDIAWQAVEQERG; encoded by the coding sequence ATGAACATCCTCCTGCTCGGTTCCGGTGGCCGCGAACATGCGCTGGCGTGGAAGATCGCCGCATCCCCGCTGGTGACGAAACTCTGGTGCGCGCCGGGCAATGCCGGGATCGCGCGCGAGGCCGAGTGCATCGCGCTCGACGTCGCCGACCATGCCGCGGTGATCGAGTTCTGCCGGCGTAACGCGGTCGATCTCGTGGTGGTCGGCCCGGAGACGCCGCTCGCCGCAGGGATCGTCGACGATCTTGCCGCTGATGGCATCAAGGCGTTCGGGCCGAGCAAAGCGGCCGCGCAGCTCGAGGGCTCCAAGGGCTTCACCAAGGACCTCTGCAGCGAGTTCAACATTCCGACCGGCGCCTATCGCCGCTTCGACAATGCGAAGGATGCGGTGGCCTATGTCCGCGCCCAGGGCGCGCCGATCGTGGTCAAGGCCGACGGGCTCGCCGCCGGCAAGGGCGTCGTGGTGGCGCAGACGCTGTCGGAAGCGGAAGCCGCGATCGCGATGATGTTCGAGGGCGCATTCGGCTCGGCCGGCGCCGAGGTCGTGATCGAGGAATTCCTCTCCGGCCGCGAGATCAGCTTCTTTGCGCTGTGCGACGGCGAGACCGCGATTCCGCTGGCCTCGGCGCAGGACCACAAGCGGGTGTTCGATCACGACAAGGGACCGAACACCGGCGGCATGGGCGCCTATTCGCCGACGCCGTTCGTGACCCCTGAGGTCCACGACCAGATCATGGCCCGGATCATCCTGCCGACGGTTGCGGGGATGAAGAGCCGCGGCACGCCGTTCAAGGGCGTGCTCTATGCCGGCGTGATGCTGACCGCGCAGGGCCCAAAGCTGTTCGAGTACAATGTCCGCTTCGGCGATCCCGAGTGCCAGGTGCTGATGCTGCGGATGATGTCGGACATCGTGCCGGCGCTGCTCGCCTCGATCGACGGGCAATTGAGGAATTTCGACCTGCGCTGGTACCCGGACCCGGCGCTGACGGTGGTGATGGCGGCCAAGGGTTATCCCGGCGACTACATCAAGGGCACCCGGATCGACGGCCTCGACGACGCCGCCGAGGTCGAGGGTGTCGAGATCTTCCACGCCGGCACGGTCGCGAAGGACGGCGCCATCCTCGCCAACGGCGGGCGGGTGCTGAACGTCTGCGCGCTGGGCAAGACGGTCACCGAGGCGCGCGACCGAGCCTATCAGGCCGTCGATCGCATCAAATGGCCGGAGGGATTCTGCCGCCGCGACATCGCCTGGCAGGCGGTGGAACAGGAACGGGGCTAG